Proteins encoded by one window of Inmirania thermothiophila:
- a CDS encoding replication-associated recombination protein A, which yields MRPRDLDEVVGQGHILGPGKPLRRAIEAGRLHSMVLWGPPGTGKTTLARLLARRAGAEFIAVSAVLAGVKEIREAVARARALREQGRATILFVDEAHRFNKAQQDAFLPHVEDGTLVFVGATTENPSFELNNALLSRARVYVLRPLGEQDLVRVLERALADGERGLGGRGLRVDAQLLRLIARAADGDARRALNLLEIAADLAEPEGEGARITEAAVAEVVRGGVRRFDKGGDLFYDQISALHKAVRGSAPDAALYWLCRMLDGGCDPRYIARRVVRMASEDIGNADPRGLQLALAAWDVYDRLGSPEGELAIAQAVVYLACAPKSNAVYRAFGAAMEDARRHGSLEVPMHLRNAPTRLMRELGHGRGYRYAHDEPERYAAGERYFPEGMPEGRYYEPVADGLELRIRERLARLRRLDRERGR from the coding sequence ATGCGGCCGCGCGACCTGGACGAGGTCGTGGGGCAGGGGCACATCCTCGGTCCGGGCAAGCCCCTGCGCCGGGCCATCGAGGCCGGGCGGCTGCACTCCATGGTGCTGTGGGGGCCGCCTGGGACCGGCAAGACGACGCTGGCGCGGCTCCTCGCGCGGCGCGCAGGGGCGGAGTTCATCGCAGTTTCCGCGGTGCTCGCGGGGGTGAAGGAGATCCGCGAGGCGGTCGCCCGCGCGCGCGCCCTGAGGGAGCAGGGGCGGGCGACGATCCTCTTCGTGGACGAGGCGCACCGGTTCAACAAGGCGCAGCAGGACGCCTTCCTCCCCCACGTCGAGGACGGCACCCTCGTCTTCGTCGGCGCCACCACCGAGAACCCCTCGTTCGAGCTCAACAACGCGCTGCTCTCGCGGGCGCGGGTCTATGTCCTGCGCCCCTTGGGCGAGCAGGACCTGGTTCGGGTGCTGGAGCGGGCGCTGGCCGACGGCGAGCGGGGCCTCGGCGGGCGCGGCCTGCGCGTCGACGCGCAGCTTCTGCGCCTCATCGCGCGAGCCGCCGACGGTGACGCCCGCCGCGCCCTCAATCTGCTCGAGATCGCCGCCGATCTCGCCGAGCCCGAGGGCGAGGGGGCGCGCATCACCGAGGCGGCGGTGGCGGAGGTGGTGCGGGGCGGGGTGCGCCGCTTCGACAAGGGCGGGGACCTCTTCTACGACCAGATCTCGGCGCTGCACAAGGCGGTGCGCGGCTCGGCGCCGGACGCGGCCCTGTACTGGCTCTGCCGGATGCTGGACGGGGGGTGCGATCCCCGCTACATTGCCCGCCGCGTGGTGCGCATGGCCAGCGAGGATATCGGCAACGCCGACCCGCGCGGCCTCCAGCTCGCGCTCGCGGCGTGGGACGTCTACGACCGGCTGGGCAGCCCCGAGGGCGAGCTCGCCATCGCCCAGGCCGTGGTCTACCTCGCCTGCGCGCCCAAGAGCAACGCCGTCTACCGCGCCTTCGGCGCGGCGATGGAGGATGCGCGCCGCCACGGCAGCCTGGAGGTCCCGATGCACCTTCGCAACGCGCCGACCCGGCTGATGCGCGAGCTGGGACACGGGCGGGGCTACCGCTACGCCCACGACGAGCCGGAGCGCTACGCCGCCGGCGAGCGCTACTTCCCGGAGGGCATGCCCGAGGGCCGCTACTACGAGCCGGTCGCGGACGGGCTCGAGCTTCGCATCCGCGAGCGGCTGGCGCGGCTGCGCCGCCTGGACCGGGAGCGGGGGCGGTGA
- the crcB gene encoding fluoride efflux transporter CrcB — MTGAATLGSVAAGGALGAVLRYAVSTAVYGVLGRGFPWGTLVVNLLGSLAMGLLWVLLVERLASGPALRAFLTVGLLGAFTTFSTFAIETLSLAEEGAWLAAAANVVASVVLCLAAAAVGVWLGRSL; from the coding sequence GTGACGGGGGCGGCCACCCTCGGCTCGGTCGCCGCCGGCGGCGCCCTCGGCGCGGTGCTCCGCTACGCGGTCTCCACCGCGGTCTACGGGGTCCTTGGCCGTGGCTTTCCCTGGGGGACCCTGGTGGTGAACCTGCTCGGCTCGCTGGCCATGGGGCTGCTGTGGGTGCTGCTGGTGGAGCGCCTGGCGAGCGGGCCCGCGCTGCGGGCCTTTCTCACCGTGGGGCTGCTGGGGGCCTTCACCACCTTCTCCACCTTCGCCATCGAGACCCTGAGCCTGGCCGAGGAGGGGGCGTGGCTCGCGGCGGCGGCCAACGTCGTCGCCAGCGTCGTCCTGTGCCTGGCGGCGGCCGCGGTGGGGGTCTGGCTCGGGAGGTCGCTGTGA
- a CDS encoding DUF190 domain-containing protein: MKRIEVTVVRIYITEGGGLLRDLLRRLHDEEKVRGVTVFRGITGFGRSGRMHSASLVDLGMDLPVVVEFFDLPERVEQILHDLRDVIPAGHAVWWTARLNDGE; this comes from the coding sequence GTGAAACGGATCGAGGTCACCGTGGTGCGCATCTACATCACCGAGGGCGGCGGGCTGCTGCGCGACCTGCTCCGGCGCCTCCATGACGAGGAGAAGGTCCGCGGGGTGACGGTGTTCCGCGGCATCACCGGCTTCGGCCGCTCCGGGCGGATGCACTCGGCGAGCCTCGTGGACCTGGGCATGGACCTGCCGGTGGTGGTGGAGTTCTTCGACCTGCCGGAGCGGGTGGAGCAGATTCTGCACGACCTGCGGGACGTGATCCCGGCCGGGCATGCGGTCTGGTGGACCGCGCGGCTCAACGACGGCGAATAG
- the serS gene encoding serine--tRNA ligase, which produces MLDPKRLRQDPEAVAAALARRGFTLDLARYRALEARRRELQGRTESLQAERNARSRVIGRAKAAGEDIAPMLEAVAGLGRELDAAREALAGVQAELEAMLLEIPNIPHESVPDGADESANVEVRRWGEPPAFDFEPRDHVALGERLGWMDFERAAKLAGARFVVLHGGLARLQRALIQFMLDLHTGEHGYLETYAPYLVNAESMRGTGQLPKFEDELFAVEGERRLYLIPTAEVPVTNLVRDEILEAETLPRRYVCHTPCFRAEAGAYGKDTRGMIRQHQFEKVELVQIVEPARSYEALEELTRHAETVLERLGLPYRRVALCAGDLGFSAAKTYDLEVWLPGQGRYREISSCSNFEDFQARRMKARWRNPETGRPELVHTLNGSGLAVGRTLVAVMENYQQADGSIRVPEALRPYLGGQEVIGP; this is translated from the coding sequence ATGCTGGATCCGAAGCGACTGCGCCAGGACCCGGAGGCGGTGGCGGCGGCGCTGGCGCGTCGGGGCTTCACCCTGGACCTCGCGCGCTACCGTGCCCTCGAGGCGCGCCGCCGCGAGCTCCAGGGCCGCACCGAGTCGCTGCAGGCCGAGCGCAACGCACGCTCCCGGGTCATCGGCCGCGCCAAGGCCGCGGGCGAGGACATCGCCCCGATGCTGGAGGCGGTGGCGGGGCTCGGGCGCGAGCTCGACGCCGCGCGCGAGGCGCTGGCCGGCGTCCAGGCCGAGCTCGAGGCCATGCTCCTGGAGATCCCCAACATCCCCCACGAGTCGGTGCCGGACGGCGCCGACGAGTCGGCCAACGTCGAGGTCCGCCGCTGGGGTGAGCCGCCCGCCTTCGACTTCGAGCCGCGCGACCACGTCGCCCTCGGCGAGCGCCTGGGATGGATGGACTTCGAGCGCGCGGCGAAGCTGGCCGGCGCGCGCTTCGTCGTCCTCCACGGGGGGCTGGCGCGCCTGCAGCGGGCGCTGATCCAGTTCATGCTCGACCTGCACACCGGCGAGCACGGCTATCTCGAGACCTACGCTCCGTATCTCGTCAACGCCGAGAGCATGCGCGGCACGGGCCAGCTGCCCAAGTTCGAGGACGAGCTCTTCGCCGTCGAGGGCGAGCGGCGGCTCTACCTCATCCCCACCGCCGAGGTGCCGGTGACCAACCTGGTGCGCGACGAGATCCTCGAGGCCGAGACCCTGCCGCGGCGCTACGTCTGCCACACGCCGTGCTTCCGCGCCGAGGCCGGGGCCTACGGCAAGGACACCCGCGGCATGATCCGCCAGCACCAGTTCGAGAAGGTGGAGCTGGTGCAGATCGTGGAGCCCGCGCGCTCCTACGAGGCCCTTGAGGAGCTGACGCGCCACGCCGAGACGGTGCTGGAGCGGCTCGGGCTGCCCTACCGGCGGGTGGCGCTGTGCGCGGGCGACCTCGGCTTCTCCGCGGCCAAGACCTACGACCTCGAGGTCTGGCTGCCGGGACAGGGGCGCTACCGCGAGATCTCCTCGTGCAGCAACTTCGAGGACTTCCAGGCCCGGCGCATGAAGGCGCGCTGGCGCAACCCCGAGACGGGCCGCCCGGAGCTGGTGCACACGCTGAACGGCTCCGGCCTGGCGGTGGGGCGCACCCTGGTGGCGGTGATGGAGAACTACCAGCAGGCCGACGGCAGCATCCGCGTCCCGGAGGCGCTGCGGCCCTATCTCGGCGGGCAGGAGGTCATCGGGCCTTAG
- the cysG gene encoding siroheme synthase CysG, protein MDFLPIFMNVRGRRCLVVGGGAVASRKARLLLEAGARIEVVAPALAPALAELVEEGRVRHRPGRFEPALLDEAPVAVVLAATDDAEVNEAVFREAERRGIPVNVADRPALSTFILPSIIDRSPVVAAVSTGGASPVLARLIRARLETQIPAAYGRLAALVERFRDRVKAMLPDVQRRRIFWEEVLQGPIAERVFAGKEAEAEGMLERALAAEAAGERKVGEVYLVGGGPGDPDLLTFRAMRLMQQADVVVYDRLVAPAILELTRRDADRIYVGKARSRHAVPQEEINALLVRLAREGRRVLRLKGGDPFIFGRGGEEIETLMDEGIPFQVVPGITAASGCAAYAGIPLTHRDHAHACVFVTGHLKDGAALDLNWPALAQPGQTVVFYMGLHGAPVLAREMIRHGRAPQTPVALVQKGTTPEQRVVETTLEGLPRAARESGLEPPTLIIVGEVVRLREKLAWFEPAPTL, encoded by the coding sequence ATGGACTTCCTGCCCATCTTCATGAACGTGCGCGGCCGCCGCTGCCTCGTGGTGGGCGGCGGGGCGGTGGCCTCGCGCAAGGCGCGGCTGCTGCTCGAGGCCGGCGCCCGCATCGAGGTGGTGGCCCCGGCGCTGGCGCCGGCGCTGGCCGAGCTGGTGGAGGAGGGCCGGGTGAGGCACCGCCCCGGGCGCTTCGAGCCGGCACTCCTCGACGAGGCGCCGGTGGCGGTGGTGCTCGCCGCCACCGACGACGCCGAGGTCAACGAGGCCGTCTTCCGCGAGGCCGAGCGGCGCGGCATTCCGGTCAACGTCGCCGACCGGCCCGCGCTGAGCACCTTCATCCTGCCCTCCATCATCGACCGCTCGCCGGTGGTGGCGGCGGTCTCCACGGGCGGGGCCTCGCCGGTGCTGGCGCGGCTGATCCGCGCCCGCCTGGAGACCCAGATCCCGGCCGCCTACGGCCGCCTCGCCGCCCTCGTGGAGCGCTTCCGCGACCGCGTCAAGGCGATGCTGCCCGACGTGCAGCGCCGGCGCATCTTCTGGGAGGAGGTCCTGCAGGGGCCCATCGCGGAGCGGGTCTTCGCCGGCAAGGAGGCGGAGGCCGAGGGGATGCTCGAGCGGGCGCTGGCGGCGGAGGCCGCGGGCGAGCGGAAGGTGGGCGAGGTCTATCTCGTGGGGGGCGGTCCCGGGGATCCGGACCTGCTCACCTTCCGGGCCATGCGGCTGATGCAGCAGGCCGACGTGGTGGTCTACGACCGGCTGGTGGCGCCGGCGATCCTGGAGCTGACCCGCCGCGACGCCGACCGCATCTACGTCGGCAAGGCGCGCAGCCGCCACGCCGTGCCCCAGGAGGAGATCAACGCGCTGCTGGTGCGGCTTGCGCGGGAGGGGCGGCGGGTGCTGCGCCTCAAGGGGGGGGATCCGTTCATCTTCGGCCGCGGCGGCGAGGAGATCGAGACCCTCATGGACGAGGGCATCCCGTTCCAGGTGGTTCCGGGGATCACGGCGGCCTCGGGCTGTGCCGCCTACGCGGGCATCCCGCTGACCCATCGCGACCACGCCCACGCCTGCGTCTTCGTCACCGGCCACCTCAAGGACGGTGCCGCGCTGGATCTCAACTGGCCGGCGCTGGCGCAGCCCGGCCAGACGGTGGTCTTCTACATGGGGCTGCACGGGGCGCCGGTGTTGGCGCGGGAGATGATCCGCCACGGGCGCGCCCCGCAGACGCCGGTGGCGCTGGTGCAGAAGGGGACGACCCCCGAGCAGCGGGTGGTGGAGACGACGCTGGAGGGGCTGCCGCGGGCGGCGCGGGAGTCGGGCCTGGAGCCGCCGACGCTGATCATCGTCGGCGAGGTGGTGCGCC